Genomic DNA from Candidatus Kaiserbacteria bacterium:
TAGCGCAGATATGCAAAGTTTGCCAGAGGTACCTTTTTATGGTCTACTTACGCCCATGAAGAAAAAACGCGGAGGAAAAGAATTCTGGAATGCAGAGTATAAAGAGGCAGGACACCTCGCGCTTTCGACGAACCAAAGTGAGGACCTCGAAAAATTTGTACGGTGGCTCGTACGCGAAGAGGGACACTCGCTCCTCAATGTCACAAGCTCCATGCTCGACCTCGGCTGTGGCAACGGACGCAACATTCATTGGCTCGCTGAGGAATTTGGTATGCACGGTGTCGGATACGACATCTCTGAGGAGGCGGTAAAGCAAGCGGCACGACGTGCCGAAGCAGCACACCTTCCGCTCACCTTTGCTGCACGCTCTATTGGTAAGCCCATTCCCCTTCCCGATGAATCTCAGACTTTCGTGCTCGACATGATGACCTCACACTTCCTGAAAGCAGATGAACGTCTCGCGCTCATACAAGAAATTCATCGTGTCCTGCGCCCTGGTGGTTACTTTTACTACAAGACGTTCCTCCTCGACGAAGACAAAAACGCCGCACGTATGATTCTCGAAAATCCTACCGATGAAGAAAATACATACATTCATCCCAAGATTGGTGCAGCAGAGCATGTGTCCACCGAAGAAGAGATTGAAGAACTCTACGGCAAATACTTCACCATTCATAAAATATCGAAGTCCCACCGTCACCGTGGCAAGTATGCAAAAAGACGCAGTATCTCGGTGTACATGCAAAAGTTTGGTTAATATCATACCAACACCCTTCGGCAACAAAATAGGGGAACATAAAAAAGGCCTCCGAAATTCCGGAGGCCTTTGTGGATGTTAGCCGAGCTTGAGCACGGTAATCTTAAGGACTGCCTTACCTGCATGCGCATAGCCGAGTTGCTCGGCTCCCGCATACGACATATCCAACACGAAGTTGGGATCCTTGTGATATGGTCCGCGATCTTGCACTGTAACGACACTCGTCTTACCGTTTTGAGTATTCTTCACGAGAAGAATCGTACCGAGCGGCAGGGTTTTGTGTGCCACAACAGAGGGGTCATACATGTTGAACTTTTTACCGTTCGCCATACGTCGCCCATGAAACTGTTGCCCATACCACGTTGCTTTTTTTACCACAGTGTCGCCTACCGAGTAACCTACTCCGTGTGCCGCACTAATACTGGCGAAAAAAGCAATGAGCGTGAGAACTTTTTTACCTACAAAGAACTTCAATGGTTTAATACCTCATAGTATAAAGGGTTTTGGCGCCACCATACGAACGTATGTACAGTGGAACGTCCGTTTTCAAGACGCACTAACTCCACACTTCTTACAAAACATCCAAAAATGGCTCATATATTGGCCACAAGAGGACACATGAATGAATGTGTCAAAAAATCTGAATATTGTCGTCATCAAAACAATACGTGTCTTCTACACTACCAAGGGAGTCGCTTACCTTTGTGTATTAGTTGGCCGTGTGGGAACTGGTCTCGAGGCATTGTCACAAGTTCAACGACTGTGGCTGCACCCTCGTCGACCTCCATTGGCGCGGCTTGAGTTCCGAGATCTGTCTTCACCCAGCCAGGATGGGCTGCTGCAACAGCGATTCCCTTGCTCTTTAGCGTCTTCGATTGAATTAGTGTGAGCATGTTGAGGCCTGCCTTAGATGTCGAGTATCCAACGCGCATAAAATCTGCAACGTACTCCCAGCTACTGTCTGCGGTATGCAGCGAGCCTAATGCTGACGAATGATTAATTACTCGTGCGTCTTCACTACGCGAGAGAAGCAGTACCAGGGATTCTGTGATTGCGTAGGGAGCAATGAGGTTGACTTCAAGTGTGCGACGAATCTTATCTGCGTCGGTAGGCTCTCCATCCCACTCAAGTGCTATCCCGGCGTTATTCACGAGCACATCAAGCTTACCAAACG
This window encodes:
- a CDS encoding class I SAM-dependent methyltransferase, with amino-acid sequence MQSLPEVPFYGLLTPMKKKRGGKEFWNAEYKEAGHLALSTNQSEDLEKFVRWLVREEGHSLLNVTSSMLDLGCGNGRNIHWLAEEFGMHGVGYDISEEAVKQAARRAEAAHLPLTFAARSIGKPIPLPDESQTFVLDMMTSHFLKADERLALIQEIHRVLRPGGYFYYKTFLLDEDKNAARMILENPTDEENTYIHPKIGAAEHVSTEEEIEELYGKYFTIHKISKSHRHRGKYAKRRSISVYMQKFG
- a CDS encoding SDR family oxidoreductase, whose amino-acid sequence is MIIKNNKIALITGANKGLGKEIARQLGVLGYTVVLTARDQQAGATAAAELVAAGCDAHAVRLEVTNSDDIVNLVSYLEKTFGKLDVLVNNAGIALEWDGEPTDADKIRRTLEVNLIAPYAITESLVLLLSRSEDARVINHSSALGSLHTADSSWEYVADFMRVGYSTSKAGLNMLTLIQSKTLKSKGIAVAAAHPGWVKTDLGTQAAPMEVDEGAATVVELVTMPRDQFPHGQLIHKGKRLPW